In Sphingomonas sp. Leaf357, a single genomic region encodes these proteins:
- a CDS encoding AMP-binding protein, giving the protein MATAPVLDDALPGFREARLMPVDLAVERRDDGTILLRSRVAIADYDANIPADLARSAARQPDKPALAWRETGREGWATLNYAELKARIDAAAQWLIDHAPEGRPMLLIADNTPAFAIATFAAWAAGLPVCPVSTAYGALGGDYGRLAHVVAKVKPGVVFAENSAKLAPALAALDLGDAILVTGDPALVAKPAVAIDALLATTATEAVTIAVEAIRADDLAAYMLTSGSTGLPKMVAITFDNLAANSAQCRQMIGEAAGWHDVMLDWLPWHHAAGAFVLRTTLTEGGTLYIDDGKPMPGLFAESLRNLREIPVRFFNNVPLGYGMLVEALESDPDLRRTFFSQLKVMLYGGAGLSQPVYDRLQAAAIAETGHRIMLTSGYGSTETVSAFMAIHFETDRVGIGLPAPGAVVKLVPSGDRYEVRAAGPNVTRGYLDEPAKNAEAFDEEGFYRTGDMAVFNDPADPEKGLAFAGRAAEEFKLSSGAWVYGGSLRDGLLKALTPMVRDLVLCDENREYLTLMLWRTPEGDRDRITAALKTFNAAQHGGSSRIRRALLLDVPPDPNAHEMSDKGTINRRAVIDRRKGDIDRLYADIPDPDIILLQEPS; this is encoded by the coding sequence ATGGCCACCGCTCCAGTTCTGGACGACGCGCTGCCGGGATTCCGCGAGGCGAGGCTGATGCCGGTCGATCTCGCGGTCGAGCGGCGCGACGACGGCACGATCCTGCTCCGGTCGCGCGTCGCCATCGCGGACTATGATGCGAACATTCCCGCCGATCTGGCGCGCTCCGCCGCGCGCCAGCCGGACAAGCCGGCGCTGGCGTGGCGCGAGACGGGCCGCGAGGGCTGGGCGACGCTCAATTATGCCGAGCTGAAGGCCAGGATCGACGCCGCGGCGCAATGGCTGATCGATCATGCGCCGGAGGGCCGGCCGATGCTGCTGATCGCGGACAATACGCCGGCGTTCGCGATCGCCACGTTCGCGGCCTGGGCGGCGGGCCTGCCGGTGTGTCCGGTCAGCACCGCCTACGGCGCGCTCGGCGGCGATTACGGGCGGCTCGCGCATGTCGTGGCGAAGGTGAAGCCGGGCGTGGTGTTCGCGGAGAATTCGGCGAAGCTGGCGCCGGCGCTGGCCGCGCTCGATCTCGGCGACGCGATCCTCGTCACCGGCGATCCTGCGCTGGTGGCCAAGCCCGCGGTCGCGATCGATGCCCTGCTCGCCACGACGGCGACCGAGGCGGTGACGATCGCGGTCGAGGCGATCCGGGCCGACGATCTCGCCGCGTACATGCTCACTTCGGGATCGACCGGCCTGCCCAAGATGGTCGCGATCACGTTCGACAATCTCGCCGCGAACAGCGCGCAGTGCCGGCAGATGATCGGCGAGGCGGCGGGCTGGCACGACGTGATGCTCGACTGGCTGCCCTGGCACCACGCCGCCGGCGCGTTCGTGCTGCGCACGACGCTGACCGAGGGCGGCACGCTGTACATCGACGACGGCAAGCCGATGCCCGGCCTGTTCGCCGAATCGCTGCGCAACCTGCGCGAGATCCCGGTGCGCTTCTTCAACAACGTGCCGCTGGGCTACGGCATGCTGGTCGAGGCGCTGGAGAGCGATCCCGACCTGCGGCGGACGTTCTTCTCGCAGTTGAAGGTGATGCTGTACGGCGGTGCCGGATTGAGCCAGCCGGTCTACGATCGCCTGCAGGCCGCGGCGATCGCCGAGACCGGGCACCGCATCATGCTGACCTCGGGCTATGGCTCGACCGAGACGGTGTCGGCGTTCATGGCGATCCATTTCGAGACCGACCGCGTCGGCATCGGCCTGCCGGCACCCGGCGCGGTGGTGAAGCTGGTGCCGTCGGGCGATCGCTACGAGGTGCGCGCGGCGGGGCCGAACGTGACGCGCGGCTATCTCGACGAACCGGCCAAGAACGCCGAGGCGTTCGACGAGGAGGGCTTCTACCGCACCGGCGACATGGCGGTGTTCAACGATCCCGCCGATCCGGAAAAGGGCCTGGCCTTCGCGGGCCGCGCGGCGGAGGAGTTCAAGCTGTCGAGCGGCGCGTGGGTCTATGGCGGGTCGCTGCGCGACGGCCTGCTGAAAGCGCTGACGCCGATGGTGCGCGATCTGGTGCTGTGCGACGAGAATCGCGAATACCTCACGCTGATGCTGTGGCGGACGCCGGAGGGCGACCGCGACCGCATCACGGCAGCGCTCAAGACCTTCAACGCCGCGCAGCATGGCGGATCGTCGCGCATCCGCCGCGCCCTGCTGCTCGACGTGCCGCCCGATCCCAACGCGCACGAGATGTCCGACAAGGGCACGATCAACCGCCGCGCGGTGATCGACCGGCGCAAGGGCGACATCGACCGGCTCTACGCCGACATCCCCGATCCCGACATCATCCTGCTCCAGGAGCCATCATGA
- a CDS encoding SDR family oxidoreductase — MAMDITGAVGLVTGGNRGIGEAFVRALIGAGAAKVYVGTRNVANARHLVEEGQGRIVALALDVSQPDQIAAAAAACPDVSILVNNAGAFVNQRLIGAETMAAAREEMEVNYFGVLGMCRAFAGVLKANGGGAIVNVLSSGGVVAVPAMGGYSPSKFAARAATTSIRAELAKQGTSVSALIVGSVDTRMAAHVGGAKEKPEDIAKIGLSAIKRGLDEVDTDRMAVEVRANKARDPKAQERALARMLDMDTISTGR; from the coding sequence ATGGCGATGGACATTACCGGCGCGGTCGGGCTCGTCACCGGGGGCAATCGCGGCATCGGCGAGGCGTTCGTCCGCGCGCTGATCGGCGCGGGCGCGGCCAAGGTCTATGTCGGCACGCGCAACGTCGCCAATGCGCGGCATCTGGTGGAGGAAGGGCAGGGCAGGATCGTGGCGCTGGCGCTCGACGTGTCGCAGCCGGACCAGATCGCGGCGGCGGCCGCCGCCTGCCCCGACGTCTCGATCCTCGTCAACAATGCCGGTGCGTTCGTGAACCAGCGGCTGATCGGGGCCGAGACGATGGCCGCCGCGCGCGAGGAGATGGAGGTCAATTATTTCGGCGTGCTAGGCATGTGCCGCGCCTTTGCCGGCGTGCTGAAGGCCAATGGCGGGGGCGCGATCGTCAACGTCCTGTCCTCCGGCGGTGTCGTCGCGGTGCCGGCGATGGGTGGTTACAGCCCGTCCAAATTCGCCGCCCGCGCCGCGACCACCTCGATTCGCGCCGAACTGGCCAAGCAGGGCACGAGCGTGTCCGCGCTGATCGTCGGATCGGTCGATACGCGCATGGCCGCGCATGTCGGCGGCGCGAAGGAGAAGCCCGAGGACATCGCCAAGATCGGTTTGTCGGCGATCAAACGCGGGCTGGACGAGGTGGATACCGATCGCATGGCGGTGGAGGTGCGTGCGAACAAGGCGCGCGACCCCAAGGCGCAGGAGCGCGCGCTGGCGCGGATGCTCGACATGGACACGATCAGCACGGGACGGTGA
- a CDS encoding nuclear transport factor 2 family protein, whose amino-acid sequence MTDPRIQTLLDKQEITDVINLYLRGADRADIPLIADAYHPDAVEDHGGVYHGPASDYVALMAKMLPKGGIMNHLATNIVIEVDGDVARAEHYILAFARMKEKGGDKFDTLTLARAVDRFERRDGKWKIALRRLAWEWNHEMPLTESWGRGMMFPEGTELTRGAKHPHDVLYQMAAH is encoded by the coding sequence ATGACCGATCCCCGCATCCAGACCCTGCTCGACAAGCAGGAGATCACCGACGTCATCAACCTGTACCTGCGCGGCGCCGACCGCGCCGATATCCCACTGATCGCCGACGCCTATCATCCCGATGCCGTCGAGGATCATGGCGGAGTCTATCACGGCCCCGCGTCGGACTATGTCGCGCTGATGGCCAAGATGCTGCCCAAGGGTGGAATCATGAACCACCTCGCCACCAACATCGTGATCGAGGTGGACGGCGACGTCGCCCGTGCCGAGCATTACATCCTCGCCTTCGCCCGGATGAAGGAGAAGGGCGGCGACAAGTTCGACACGCTGACGCTGGCGCGTGCGGTCGACCGGTTCGAACGCCGCGACGGCAAGTGGAAGATCGCGCTGCGCCGCTTGGCGTGGGAGTGGAACCACGAGATGCCGCTGACCGAAAGCTGGGGCCGCGGCATGATGTTCCCCGAAGGCACCGAACTGACGCGCGGTGCGAAGCATCCGCACGACGTGCTCTATCAGATGGCGGCGCACTGA
- a CDS encoding DUF1295 domain-containing protein produces the protein MEILKILAIDAVTVVIAFTTLWAICSSIRDVTMVDAWWALGMALLALATFVQMDVATDRRVLLLGLCALWAFRLGGYLFWRWRDHGPDRRYVRMMEKAQEKRGWGYARASFWLVFVTQAPLQFIVALPVMLGQIQAEPVALGGLAYAGAALALFGIAFESIGDFQLTRFRKNPANAGKVLNTGLWRYTRHPNYFGDACVWWGLFAIGAETGIGWFALPGPILLTWTLMKWSGAPTLEFRMRKTKPQYADYIATTSGFVPWPPKRL, from the coding sequence ATGGAAATCCTGAAGATACTGGCGATCGACGCGGTGACGGTGGTGATCGCCTTCACCACGCTCTGGGCGATCTGTTCGTCGATCCGCGACGTGACGATGGTCGATGCGTGGTGGGCGCTCGGCATGGCGCTGCTCGCGCTGGCGACGTTCGTGCAGATGGACGTGGCGACCGATCGCCGCGTGCTGCTGCTCGGCCTGTGCGCGCTGTGGGCGTTCCGGCTGGGGGGCTATCTGTTCTGGCGCTGGCGCGATCACGGGCCGGACCGCCGCTATGTCCGCATGATGGAAAAGGCGCAGGAGAAGCGCGGCTGGGGCTATGCCCGCGCCAGCTTCTGGCTGGTGTTCGTCACGCAGGCGCCGTTGCAGTTCATCGTCGCGCTGCCGGTGATGCTGGGCCAGATCCAGGCCGAGCCGGTGGCGCTCGGTGGCCTGGCCTATGCCGGCGCGGCGCTGGCGCTGTTCGGCATCGCGTTCGAGAGCATCGGCGATTTCCAGCTGACCCGGTTCCGCAAGAACCCCGCCAATGCCGGCAAGGTGCTGAACACCGGCCTGTGGCGCTACACGCGCCACCCGAATTACTTCGGCGATGCCTGCGTCTGGTGGGGCCTGTTCGCGATCGGTGCGGAAACCGGCATCGGCTGGTTCGCCCTGCCGGGGCCGATCCTGCTGACCTGGACGCTGATGAAATGGTCCGGCGCGCCGACGCTCGAATTCCGCATGCGCAAGACCAAGCCGCAATATGCCGACTATATCGCGACCACATCGGGTTTCGTGCCCTGGCCGCCGAAGCGGCTGTGA
- a CDS encoding TonB-dependent receptor, translating to MRLALASASIAALGTALPALAQSTAGPATPIDAPAQVEEGPQLEEIIVTARKRSESLQNVPIAVTAFSGTALRDGQITDLSAIAGRTPSFTFQAQGSLEQEAFIRGVGTVRLTSASADPSIGLFINEVYIGRRGSATPPIFDVERVEVLRGPQGTIFGKNVVGGAVSIITATPKFDFGAGGYVSVGNYGTIQSEANVTGALSDSTAARISFQQNRHDGFSRNIVNGQELDDAEGYAGRASVLVNASDRLTLNFIADASHDEGGGQARHAVDDPTRAGIGPITAGQISKDPRVTETPYLQYNRRNTYGFTARADYDLGQAKLTYLAALRLGNSGQRFSQAGAGAPPSFTDSVLTQSEKYSGITQEVRLASDKSGPFSWLVGLYYLREDTRRSSQNTARSALPGGPGGTRDSLDGDNVFRQAGITSNYAAFGELEYEILPGFTASAGARYTIDHKDMDATARILSFGPAGDILSPAPLKTPYAISVKKTWKEATPRFALEWKATPSILLYASAAKGFKGGGWQAATPDAATASRPFDPETAWNYELGFKSDLFDRRVRLNLAAFRLDFSNLQVEQLDDVLLTTVVTNAASAKIQGIEGELSVAITDGLSLSGSGSVLDAKYKNYTDPRRNIVYTGNKLARTADYQYSIAADYKLPVGDRYAIKAHADYTYQDKFFYGPENLNFEPGYGLLDARIGFGRADERWAVTLWAKNLTNKLYRTSVIPFLGDEASLYGAPRTYGVRLSGKF from the coding sequence ATGCGTCTAGCCTTGGCGTCGGCGAGCATCGCCGCTTTGGGTACGGCCCTGCCGGCTCTCGCCCAATCGACCGCCGGTCCGGCGACGCCGATCGATGCGCCCGCTCAGGTCGAGGAAGGGCCGCAGCTCGAAGAGATCATCGTCACCGCGCGCAAGCGGTCGGAAAGCCTGCAGAACGTGCCGATCGCGGTCACCGCGTTCAGCGGCACGGCGTTGCGCGACGGCCAGATCACCGATCTGTCGGCGATCGCCGGGCGCACGCCGAGCTTCACCTTCCAGGCGCAAGGGTCGCTGGAGCAGGAAGCGTTCATTCGCGGCGTCGGCACGGTGCGCCTGACCAGCGCCAGCGCGGATCCTTCGATCGGCCTGTTCATCAACGAAGTCTATATCGGCCGCCGTGGCTCGGCGACGCCGCCGATCTTCGATGTCGAGCGCGTCGAGGTGCTGCGCGGGCCGCAGGGTACCATCTTCGGCAAGAACGTCGTCGGCGGCGCGGTGAGCATCATCACCGCCACCCCGAAATTCGATTTCGGTGCCGGCGGCTATGTCTCGGTCGGCAACTACGGCACGATCCAGTCCGAGGCGAACGTGACCGGGGCGCTGTCGGACTCGACCGCCGCGCGCATCTCGTTCCAGCAGAACCGGCACGACGGGTTCAGCCGCAACATCGTCAACGGCCAGGAACTCGACGATGCCGAAGGCTATGCCGGCCGCGCCTCCGTGCTGGTCAATGCCAGCGACCGGCTGACGCTGAACTTCATCGCCGATGCCAGCCACGACGAGGGCGGCGGGCAGGCGCGCCACGCGGTCGACGATCCGACGCGGGCCGGGATCGGCCCGATCACTGCCGGGCAGATCTCGAAGGATCCGCGCGTCACCGAAACGCCCTATCTCCAATATAATCGCCGTAACACCTACGGCTTCACCGCCCGTGCCGATTACGATCTCGGCCAGGCCAAGCTGACCTATCTCGCCGCGCTCCGCCTCGGCAATTCGGGCCAGCGCTTCAGCCAGGCCGGGGCCGGCGCACCGCCGTCCTTCACCGATTCGGTGCTGACCCAGTCGGAAAAGTATAGCGGCATCACGCAGGAAGTGCGGCTCGCCTCCGACAAGAGCGGTCCGTTCAGCTGGCTGGTCGGCCTCTATTATCTGCGCGAGGATACGCGGCGCAGTTCGCAGAATACCGCCCGCTCGGCGCTGCCCGGCGGCCCCGGCGGCACGCGCGACAGTCTGGATGGCGACAACGTCTTCCGCCAGGCCGGCATCACCTCGAACTATGCGGCGTTCGGCGAACTGGAATATGAAATCCTGCCCGGCTTCACCGCCTCGGCCGGCGCGCGGTACACGATCGATCACAAGGATATGGACGCCACCGCGCGGATCCTGAGCTTTGGCCCCGCCGGCGACATCCTGTCCCCGGCACCGCTCAAGACGCCCTATGCGATCAGCGTCAAGAAGACGTGGAAGGAAGCCACGCCGCGCTTCGCGCTGGAATGGAAGGCGACTCCGTCGATCCTGCTCTACGCCTCGGCGGCGAAGGGCTTCAAGGGCGGCGGCTGGCAGGCGGCGACTCCCGATGCCGCCACCGCCTCGCGCCCGTTCGATCCGGAAACCGCGTGGAACTACGAACTGGGCTTCAAGAGCGACCTGTTCGACCGCCGCGTGCGCCTGAACCTCGCCGCGTTCCGGCTCGATTTCAGCAATCTGCAGGTCGAACAGCTCGACGACGTCCTGCTCACCACGGTCGTGACCAACGCCGCCAGCGCCAAGATCCAGGGCATCGAGGGCGAATTGTCGGTCGCGATCACCGACGGGCTGTCGCTTTCGGGGTCCGGATCGGTGCTCGACGCCAAATACAAGAACTACACCGATCCCCGGCGCAACATCGTCTATACCGGCAACAAGCTGGCACGCACCGCCGACTATCAATATTCGATCGCGGCGGACTACAAGCTGCCGGTCGGCGATCGCTATGCGATCAAGGCGCACGCCGATTACACCTATCAGGACAAGTTCTTCTACGGCCCGGAGAATCTGAATTTCGAACCCGGCTACGGCCTGCTCGATGCGCGGATCGGCTTCGGCCGGGCGGACGAGCGCTGGGCGGTGACCTTGTGGGCGAAGAATCTGACCAACAAGCTCTATCGCACCAGCGTGATCCCGTTCCTCGGCGACGAGGCGTCGCTGTACGGCGCGCCGCGGACCTATGGTGTGCGCCTGTCGGGCAAATTCTGA
- a CDS encoding nuclear transport factor 2 family protein codes for MTDTALDARNDTTSDAHKIDIATRMIAAWKAMDWDAAAALFAENGVLHSMMVDPIEGREAIHKRISGLGELATEIVLDVSNMGVINGILYMERVDRFVYNGKTGAVPVTGVFEFDGDGLIKVWREYYDRGQLLSEMGVATDFDHETR; via the coding sequence ATGACCGACACGGCACTCGACGCGCGCAACGACACGACCAGCGACGCGCACAAGATCGATATCGCGACTCGGATGATCGCCGCGTGGAAGGCGATGGACTGGGACGCAGCCGCCGCTTTGTTCGCCGAGAACGGCGTGCTGCATTCGATGATGGTCGATCCGATCGAGGGCCGCGAGGCGATCCACAAGCGCATTTCCGGCCTGGGGGAACTGGCGACCGAGATCGTCCTCGACGTCAGCAACATGGGCGTGATCAACGGGATCCTGTACATGGAGCGGGTCGATCGTTTCGTGTACAACGGCAAGACCGGCGCGGTGCCGGTGACGGGCGTGTTCGAATTCGACGGCGACGGCCTGATCAAGGTGTGGCGCGAATATTACGATCGCGGGCAATTGCTGAGCGAAATGGGCGTCGCGACGGACTTCGACCACGAGACCCGCTGA
- a CDS encoding acetyl-CoA acetyltransferase yields MTYILGGWQSDFSDNWARRGIDMADAFSETIEAGLEATKLDPKDVETGHVGNFVGELFAGQGLLGGFFGLVHPDFDGLPTSRHEAACASGSVAILAATAELEAGRYDLACVLGMEQMRNVPGRTAAQHLGAAAWTGHEFGDAQFVWPRAFSDLTEEYDRRYGIDARHLSRIAEINFANGKRNPNAQSRDWQFTPESFTQDDVANPVVEGRMRKTDCGQVTDGASVIFLASPKRAADYAEKRGIPLDSLPRITGWGHRSAPISYSRKVQASANDAYVFPQVKRAADDARARAGVALDQVDLIELHDCFTATEYMAIEHLGIAAPGEAWKAIEDGSIEAGGRIPVNPSGGLIGCGHPVGATGVRMALDAFKQVTGTAGDYQVEGAKTAQTLNIGGSTTTTVSLVVQAAR; encoded by the coding sequence ATGACCTATATCCTCGGCGGCTGGCAGAGCGACTTTTCCGACAATTGGGCGCGGCGCGGCATCGACATGGCCGACGCCTTTTCCGAGACGATCGAGGCCGGGCTGGAGGCGACGAAACTCGATCCTAAGGACGTAGAGACCGGGCATGTCGGCAATTTCGTCGGCGAACTGTTCGCCGGGCAGGGGTTGCTCGGCGGGTTTTTCGGGCTGGTCCATCCCGATTTCGACGGGCTGCCGACCTCGCGTCACGAAGCGGCCTGCGCCTCGGGTTCGGTCGCGATCCTCGCCGCCACCGCGGAGCTGGAGGCCGGGCGCTACGACCTCGCCTGCGTGCTGGGGATGGAGCAGATGCGCAACGTGCCGGGCAGGACGGCGGCGCAGCACCTGGGCGCGGCGGCCTGGACCGGCCACGAATTCGGCGACGCGCAATTCGTCTGGCCGCGTGCGTTCTCGGACCTGACGGAGGAATATGACCGCCGCTACGGCATCGACGCGCGCCATCTGAGCCGCATCGCCGAGATCAACTTCGCCAACGGCAAGCGCAATCCCAACGCTCAGTCGCGCGACTGGCAGTTCACGCCGGAAAGCTTCACGCAGGACGATGTCGCCAACCCGGTGGTCGAGGGGCGGATGCGCAAGACCGATTGCGGCCAGGTGACCGACGGCGCCAGCGTGATCTTCCTCGCTTCCCCCAAACGCGCGGCGGACTATGCCGAGAAGCGCGGCATCCCGCTCGACAGCCTGCCGCGCATCACCGGCTGGGGCCACCGCTCCGCCCCGATCTCGTACAGCCGCAAGGTACAGGCGAGCGCGAACGACGCCTATGTCTTCCCGCAGGTGAAGCGCGCCGCCGACGACGCGCGCGCGCGCGCCGGCGTGGCGCTCGACCAGGTCGACCTGATCGAGCTGCACGATTGCTTCACGGCGACCGAATATATGGCGATCGAGCATCTCGGCATCGCCGCGCCGGGCGAGGCGTGGAAGGCGATCGAGGACGGCAGCATCGAGGCCGGCGGGCGCATTCCCGTCAACCCCTCGGGCGGGCTGATCGGCTGCGGCCACCCGGTCGGCGCGACCGGGGTGCGCATGGCGCTCGACGCGTTCAAGCAGGTGACCGGCACCGCCGGCGACTATCAGGTCGAGGGCGCGAAGACCGCCCAGACGCTCAACATCGGCGGGTCCACTACGACGACCGTCAGCCTCGTCGTCCAGGCGGCCCGATGA
- a CDS encoding nuclear transport factor 2 family protein: MPDNIATLRKVISSWHEADVEGVLSCLHEDITWNNSGGLKPPIQGKAQMRKTLEAMKGRLKNNRWRLFDVAAVGDTVWMEGVDEFDTMDGTRVAIPYCGILDYEGGVIRHWREYFEGRLQEEQVAGKGVRDTVDAMLARPAV, translated from the coding sequence ATGCCCGATAACATCGCCACGCTCCGCAAGGTCATCAGCAGCTGGCACGAAGCCGATGTCGAGGGCGTGCTGTCCTGCCTGCACGAGGACATCACCTGGAACAATTCCGGCGGCCTGAAGCCGCCGATCCAAGGCAAGGCGCAGATGCGCAAGACGCTGGAGGCGATGAAGGGGCGGCTGAAGAACAATCGCTGGCGCCTGTTCGATGTCGCGGCGGTCGGCGACACGGTGTGGATGGAGGGGGTCGACGAGTTCGACACGATGGACGGCACGCGTGTCGCCATCCCCTATTGCGGGATCCTCGATTACGAAGGCGGCGTGATCCGCCACTGGCGCGAATATTTCGAGGGCCGGCTGCAGGAGGAGCAGGTCGCCGGCAAGGGCGTGCGCGATACGGTGGACGCGATGCTCGCGCGGCCGGCGGTCTGA
- a CDS encoding spinster family MFS transporter, translating to MSIRPSPTAVPALAPVAAWPNPARSWFAVAVLTLGYTVSFVDRTILSLLIDPIKADLGLSDTQIALLQGLAFGLFYTVMGMPLGWLVDRTSRRRVVAIGVTTWCLATAACGLAGNFWHLFLARMGVGAGEASLSPAAISMIGDSFPAERRAFPISVYSMASSVGAGLALMVGGTVIQLISAQPRFALPIVGEVAPWQATFILVGLAGLIVVLLLAFVTEPVRREVLVREESGSGLIPHLNRHRAFHLRHLGGMALYCVLIYGVLSWMPAYFIRTFGWTPGQVGLRYGLVVTVFGGFGLAFAGWLSSHLAVRGVKAASLKITGWSILIVTPLLVAACLARDGWTAVFILAPAMVFFTASGGLAVSALCEAAPGNLRGRTAALYYFVLGIVGLTVGPVSVALITEHLFHDPNALGPAIALATAVLGPIAGLLVLSAIRPFASAVDALATAAKAA from the coding sequence ATGTCGATCCGTCCTAGCCCCACCGCCGTCCCAGCACTCGCGCCCGTCGCGGCTTGGCCGAACCCGGCGCGCAGCTGGTTCGCGGTGGCGGTGCTGACTCTAGGCTACACCGTGTCGTTCGTCGATCGCACGATCCTCAGCCTGTTGATCGATCCGATCAAGGCCGATCTGGGATTGAGCGACACGCAGATCGCGTTGCTGCAGGGGCTGGCGTTCGGCCTGTTCTATACCGTGATGGGCATGCCGCTCGGCTGGCTGGTCGATCGCACGTCGCGGCGACGGGTGGTGGCGATCGGCGTGACGACCTGGTGCCTGGCGACGGCGGCGTGCGGGCTGGCGGGAAATTTCTGGCACCTGTTCCTCGCCCGGATGGGCGTGGGGGCGGGAGAGGCGAGCCTTTCCCCGGCGGCGATCTCGATGATCGGCGACAGCTTTCCGGCCGAGCGCCGCGCGTTTCCGATCAGCGTCTATTCGATGGCCTCGTCGGTCGGCGCGGGTCTCGCGCTGATGGTCGGCGGGACGGTGATCCAGCTGATCTCGGCGCAACCGCGTTTCGCCCTGCCGATCGTGGGCGAGGTCGCGCCGTGGCAGGCGACGTTCATTCTGGTCGGGCTGGCCGGGTTGATCGTCGTGCTGCTGCTCGCGTTCGTCACCGAACCCGTCCGGCGCGAGGTGCTGGTGCGCGAGGAAAGCGGCAGCGGACTGATCCCGCATCTCAACCGCCACCGCGCCTTTCACCTGCGGCATCTCGGCGGCATGGCGCTGTATTGCGTGCTGATCTACGGCGTCCTGTCCTGGATGCCGGCCTATTTCATCCGCACCTTCGGCTGGACGCCGGGGCAGGTCGGCCTGCGCTACGGGCTGGTGGTGACGGTGTTCGGCGGCTTCGGACTGGCCTTTGCCGGCTGGCTGTCGTCGCATCTCGCGGTGCGCGGGGTGAAGGCGGCGAGCCTGAAGATCACCGGCTGGTCGATCCTGATCGTCACGCCGTTGCTGGTCGCCGCGTGCCTCGCGCGCGACGGCTGGACGGCGGTGTTCATCCTCGCGCCGGCGATGGTCTTCTTCACCGCATCGGGCGGACTGGCGGTATCGGCCCTGTGCGAGGCGGCACCCGGCAACCTGCGCGGGCGGACGGCGGCACTCTATTATTTCGTCCTCGGCATCGTCGGGCTGACGGTCGGCCCGGTCAGCGTCGCGCTGATCACCGAGCATCTGTTCCACGATCCGAACGCGCTTGGGCCAGCTATCGCGCTGGCCACGGCCGTGCTCGGCCCGATCGCGGGGCTGCTGGTGCTGAGCGCGATCCGGCCGTTCGCATCCGCGGTGGATGCGCTTGCCACGGCCGCCAAAGCGGCATAA